The genome window AGAGCTGCGCATCTGAAGGAACAGATGAAGAACGAGATTATTCAGAATCTTGCCTATGCGCATGAGCATGGCACCGATCGCGATGAATTTACTAATTGGGTGTGGCCGTATTGAGCTAAAGTACTATGAGCAAGCAACCATCATCACGCACTCCGGGTCAGGCAACTGTGAGTCTGGCTGACGAGGAAGCGGTCAAGCGTATTCTCATGGAGACATTGTTCGGCCTATGGACGGCGGCGAACAATCTTACTCGCCTGCGCCCGTCTAAGCGCGAGCGCTATCGTGTCACGATTTTCGGCTCGGCACGCACCCAACCAGGGCACTGGGTGTATCAGGAGGTTAAGCGTATGGCTGAGGCGCTGGCGTCCATGGGTTGCGACATCGTGACGGGTGGAGGGCCGGGTTTGATGCAGGCCGCCAACGAAGGGGCAGAGGCTGCCAAGGCACCGGAACGGGTGCAGAATATCGGCATTCGCGTTGAGTTGCCTTTCGAGCAAAAGGTCAATCCGTTTGTCGAAGAGGCTTTCGAACATCAGACATTCTTTACCCGTTTGCATCACTTCGTGTTGTTGTCCGACGCTTTTATTGTAGTGCCGGGTGGTATCGGCACGGTGCTTGAGTCCACCATGATCTGGCAGCTGCTGCAGGTGCGCCAACTGCATGACACACCGCTCGTTTTCACTGGTCCGATGTGGAGGGGGCTTGTCGATTGGGCGAGTCAGATGATGTTGCGTCCGGGATTCGAATTGGCCAACGCCGAAGACATGAAGATTCCGTGTTGCGTGGATACGGCTGATGAGGCGATTGCTATCGTTCGAGAACACCATGCGCGCTGGTTAGCCGAGAATGCTGAGAGTAAAACTACTGAAATCAAATCTTGATGTCACCGAGTGGACCGCGTGTTAACTGGCACTGCGAGCTAAGAGTGGCAGAAACTAGGAGACTGTCCGAGAATAGCGATCGTAGCGAGGGGAAGTTCTTTTGAGACAGATTTT of Bacteroidota bacterium contains these proteins:
- a CDS encoding LOG family protein; this translates as MSKQPSSRTPGQATVSLADEEAVKRILMETLFGLWTAANNLTRLRPSKRERYRVTIFGSARTQPGHWVYQEVKRMAEALASMGCDIVTGGGPGLMQAANEGAEAAKAPERVQNIGIRVELPFEQKVNPFVEEAFEHQTFFTRLHHFVLLSDAFIVVPGGIGTVLESTMIWQLLQVRQLHDTPLVFTGPMWRGLVDWASQMMLRPGFELANAEDMKIPCCVDTADEAIAIVREHHARWLAENAESKTTEIKS